One part of the Nitrospira defluvii genome encodes these proteins:
- a CDS encoding glutaredoxin family protein: MPNITLLHSPTCGACPSAKRLWKELRVKYSFSYREVDITTPDGQELANRHSVRAVPATIIDGRLTFVGVPPRQSAEKALQLKMKPQGA, encoded by the coding sequence ATGCCCAATATTACCTTGTTGCATTCACCAACCTGCGGAGCCTGCCCTTCGGCCAAGCGCCTCTGGAAGGAACTGAGGGTAAAGTATAGCTTTAGCTATCGCGAAGTCGACATCACGACGCCGGACGGGCAGGAGCTGGCCAATCGCCATTCTGTTCGGGCGGTGCCCGCGACGATTATCGATGGTCGGCTGACCTTTGTCGGCGTACCCCCTCGTCAAAGCGCCGAAAAGGCGCTTCAGTTGAAGATGAAACCGCAGGGCGCGTGA
- the pgm gene encoding phosphoglucomutase (alpha-D-glucose-1,6-bisphosphate-dependent): MAHHPRAGQPAQPEQLVALDRLEQAYYQEMPDSSDPQQRVSFGTSGHRGSSLKQTFNEAHILAITQAICEYRTKMGVTGPLYIGKDTHALSAPAQRSALEVLAANGVHVRLDQQDGYTPTPVISHAILTTNRGRTEGRADGIIVTPSHNPPEDGGFKYNPPHGGPADTDVTKVIENRANELLSAKLHGVRRLPYEQALKASTTSRHDFVGSYVSDLAHVVDLDRIKAARLRLGVDPLGGAAVAYWRPLAERYGLDLQIVNERVDATFRFMTLDWDGKIRMDCSSPYAMASLITLKDRFDLAFGNDTDTDRHGIVTPSAGLMNPNHYLAAAIAYLFTHRPGWRSDAGIGKTVVSSSIIDRVAQSLKRRLVEVPVGFKWFVPGLSDGSLGFGGEESAGAAFLRLDGTTWVTDKDGIILDLLAAEMLAVTGKDPAALYKELTASLGEPIYERIDAPATRAQKSALQKLSPQQVPSRELAGEAITAMLTEAPGNHASIGGLKVTTANGWFAARPSGTEDVYKLYAESFKGHAHLRRIQEDAQALIGQVFAAAGA; this comes from the coding sequence ATGGCTCACCATCCACGCGCCGGTCAACCGGCACAACCAGAACAACTCGTCGCCCTGGACAGACTTGAGCAGGCCTACTATCAGGAGATGCCGGACTCGTCCGATCCGCAGCAACGGGTGAGTTTCGGCACAAGCGGGCATCGCGGGTCCTCGCTCAAGCAGACATTCAATGAGGCGCACATCCTCGCGATCACGCAGGCCATCTGCGAGTACCGCACCAAGATGGGTGTGACCGGCCCGCTCTACATCGGCAAGGACACCCATGCCCTATCCGCGCCGGCCCAACGAAGCGCACTGGAAGTCCTGGCGGCGAACGGAGTCCATGTCCGTCTGGATCAACAGGACGGCTACACCCCGACCCCGGTGATTTCCCACGCCATCCTCACCACCAACCGTGGGCGGACCGAAGGCAGAGCCGATGGGATCATTGTGACGCCGTCGCACAATCCGCCTGAGGATGGGGGCTTCAAATACAACCCGCCCCACGGCGGCCCCGCCGACACCGACGTGACAAAGGTGATCGAGAATCGGGCCAACGAACTGCTGTCGGCCAAGTTACACGGGGTGAGGCGGTTGCCCTACGAACAGGCGTTGAAGGCATCCACCACCTCGCGCCATGACTTCGTTGGTTCCTATGTGTCCGACCTGGCCCACGTCGTCGATCTCGACCGGATCAAGGCGGCCAGACTGCGCCTTGGTGTCGACCCGCTTGGGGGCGCAGCCGTGGCGTACTGGCGTCCCCTCGCCGAACGCTACGGGCTGGATCTGCAAATCGTCAATGAACGCGTCGACGCCACCTTCCGCTTTATGACGCTGGATTGGGACGGCAAGATCCGCATGGACTGTTCGTCGCCGTACGCGATGGCGTCATTGATCACATTGAAAGACCGGTTCGACCTCGCCTTCGGCAATGATACCGATACGGATCGACACGGCATCGTCACCCCCAGCGCAGGATTGATGAATCCCAACCACTACCTCGCTGCCGCGATTGCTTATCTGTTTACCCATCGGCCCGGTTGGCGATCCGACGCAGGCATCGGCAAGACGGTGGTCAGCAGTAGCATCATCGACCGGGTGGCCCAATCACTTAAGCGCCGATTGGTCGAAGTGCCGGTCGGCTTCAAATGGTTCGTCCCGGGTCTCAGTGATGGGTCGTTGGGGTTCGGTGGAGAAGAAAGCGCGGGCGCCGCATTTCTGCGCCTCGACGGCACCACCTGGGTGACCGACAAGGACGGCATCATCTTGGACCTGCTCGCTGCGGAAATGCTGGCGGTCACCGGGAAGGACCCGGCTGCGCTTTACAAGGAATTGACTGCCTCGCTCGGGGAACCAATCTATGAGCGGATCGACGCTCCGGCAACCAGAGCACAAAAATCTGCCCTCCAAAAACTTTCGCCGCAACAGGTCCCTAGCCGTGAACTGGCGGGCGAGGCGATCACCGCCATGTTGACGGAAGCGCCGGGCAATCACGCCTCCATCGGTGGGCTAAAAGTCACCACCGCCAACGGATGGTTTGCCGCACGCCCAAGCGGCACCGAGGATGTCTATAAACTGTATGCGGAGAGCTTCAAGGGCCACGCCCATCTACGCCGCATTCAGGAGGACGCCCAAGCCTTGATCGGTCAGGTGTTCGCCGCTGCTGGAGCGTGA
- a CDS encoding CHAP domain-containing protein produces MPVLSRTLFGLVLAIALSACAAPSSQGPRRAVTPLPDCCRTTKPDARQQAIVRTAASLVGAKTIESQGRRISYDCAGVTRAIYLAHGIDLYEGAAVQGPTNGVGLIYSHLLKHGRLHRGPIVQPGDLVFFDNTWDFNGDGLVNDPLTHVGIVEAVESDGTIVFISRVAGSVERYRMNVAQPHLHRSPNGRVLNDYMRRKHWRDGEQTAYLTGELFAAFGTRVVQ; encoded by the coding sequence ATGCCGGTACTCTCTCGTACCCTCTTCGGCCTGGTTCTGGCCATCGCCTTGAGCGCCTGCGCTGCCCCCTCATCGCAGGGACCTCGCCGCGCCGTGACACCATTGCCTGATTGCTGCCGCACCACGAAGCCCGATGCGCGCCAGCAGGCCATCGTCCGAACCGCCGCGAGCCTGGTCGGCGCTAAAACGATCGAGAGCCAGGGCCGACGTATCAGCTACGATTGTGCCGGCGTGACCCGCGCGATCTATCTGGCCCATGGCATCGATCTCTACGAGGGGGCCGCAGTCCAAGGGCCGACCAACGGCGTGGGGCTCATTTACAGCCATCTCCTGAAGCATGGACGACTCCACCGCGGGCCGATCGTGCAGCCCGGCGATCTGGTCTTCTTCGACAACACCTGGGACTTCAACGGGGACGGTCTCGTCAACGATCCGCTCACGCATGTCGGGATCGTGGAGGCTGTGGAGAGCGACGGCACGATCGTGTTTATCAGCCGGGTGGCCGGGTCCGTCGAGCGCTATCGGATGAACGTGGCACAACCACATCTCCACCGCTCACCGAATGGTCGGGTCCTTAACGACTATATGCGCCGAAAACACTGGCGTGACGGGGAACAGACGGCGTACCTGACCGGCGAGTTATTTGCGGCGTTCGGCACCAGGGTGGTACAGTAA
- a CDS encoding DNA gyrase inhibitor YacG, with protein MSPSRLSQSRCPECHEPTTWQGNPWRPFCSERCQLIDLGAWAGEEYRVPGTSLTVGGSEFSAPDND; from the coding sequence TTGTCCCCATCTCGCCTTTCCCAGAGCCGTTGCCCTGAATGCCACGAACCGACAACCTGGCAAGGCAATCCCTGGCGTCCATTCTGCTCCGAACGTTGTCAGTTGATCGATTTAGGGGCGTGGGCGGGAGAAGAATACCGTGTGCCAGGAACGAGCCTGACAGTGGGTGGATCGGAATTTTCTGCACCGGACAATGACTGA
- a CDS encoding DUF1501 domain-containing protein, which produces MPNGLTRRALLNAAMALPLLLSRPVSWAVAGVGEARDRSRVPPARERILLLVELHGGNDGLNTLIPYESDAYYRARPQLAIPREQVRRLTPKVGLHPALSPLMLLWESKELAWVQGVGYPKPNRSHFRSIEIWDTASDSERVLDVGWLSALFERVPLPARFTAEGILLGKGDAGPLSGGTARTIALHDLAQFLHQAGSVKPASVPTTNRALAHILDVRGEISQAATDLQGRIQQAPPIGREFPAHRFGKQLELAARLISAKVPVAVIKVTHGSFDTHAGQLAAHQRLLDELAQGLVTFRAAMEEQGLWNEVLVMTYSEFGRRVAENASHGTDHGTAAPHLFMGGRVKGGLYGTAPSLTDLQEGDLKHTLDFRSLYATVIEKWWGVSGAPIGLGRYPLLDVLT; this is translated from the coding sequence ATGCCGAACGGATTGACTCGACGGGCCCTCCTCAACGCCGCGATGGCACTGCCGCTTCTCCTCTCTCGCCCTGTCTCATGGGCTGTGGCAGGGGTGGGTGAGGCGAGGGACAGGTCCCGCGTACCCCCTGCTCGTGAACGCATCCTGCTGTTGGTTGAGCTACATGGTGGGAATGACGGCCTGAATACACTCATCCCTTATGAGAGTGACGCCTATTATCGAGCCCGCCCGCAATTGGCCATTCCGCGCGAGCAGGTTCGTCGGCTGACCCCCAAGGTCGGGCTACACCCGGCGCTGTCGCCTCTGATGCTCTTGTGGGAAAGTAAGGAGCTGGCCTGGGTGCAGGGGGTGGGCTACCCCAAACCAAACCGGTCGCATTTCCGTTCGATTGAAATTTGGGATACCGCCTCGGACAGTGAGCGGGTCCTGGATGTGGGATGGCTCTCAGCGTTGTTCGAACGCGTCCCATTGCCCGCGCGGTTTACGGCCGAGGGGATTCTACTGGGCAAAGGAGATGCCGGTCCGTTAAGCGGCGGAACGGCCAGGACTATCGCACTCCACGATCTCGCTCAATTTCTGCACCAGGCCGGATCGGTGAAACCAGCGTCTGTCCCGACGACGAATCGTGCCCTCGCTCATATTTTGGATGTGCGCGGGGAGATCTCTCAAGCGGCGACTGATCTACAAGGGCGTATTCAGCAGGCTCCGCCGATCGGAAGAGAATTCCCTGCGCATCGATTCGGGAAACAGTTGGAGTTGGCTGCCAGGCTGATTTCCGCGAAGGTCCCGGTAGCCGTCATCAAAGTCACCCACGGGAGCTTCGATACCCATGCGGGCCAGTTGGCGGCTCATCAGCGGCTACTAGATGAACTGGCCCAGGGGTTGGTCACCTTCCGTGCGGCAATGGAAGAGCAGGGACTGTGGAATGAGGTTCTGGTCATGACCTATTCCGAGTTCGGTCGACGAGTGGCCGAGAATGCGAGCCATGGAACCGATCACGGCACAGCGGCGCCGCATCTGTTTATGGGGGGTCGGGTCAAAGGCGGGCTCTATGGTACGGCTCCGTCGCTGACGGATCTGCAGGAAGGCGACCTGAAGCATACTCTGGATTTTCGGAGCCTATATGCGACGGTTATCGAGAAGTGGTGGGGTGTGTCCGGCGCCCCCATTGGGCTCGGGCGGTATCCGCTGCTCGATGTGCTCACCTGA
- a CDS encoding DUF1800 domain-containing protein codes for MLLTYDEARHFLSRTGFGGTPDEIHRFMTLDRRAAVAQVLAIPTNKARTPPPTWIHRLPPLPHVRKQWSQRDRRLFHEELKTHGQELKAWWYHELITTPTPLLERMTLFWHTHFTSSLHKVRWPPFLHQQNVLLRLYAVGSFGTLLHAMAKNPAMLLYLDTQTNRREHPNENFARELFELFTLGEGHYHEQDIKEAARAFSGWHVDLRTGVFRVDLRQYDGGSKVVFGKTGRFEGDDILSLTLEQPEVARHLVGKLWKEFVSDQPDQTEVERLAESFRRSNYDISSLLNDLLLIPQFWAPENRGSLIKSPVELLVGTTRLFNLSIEDASHLIGAARRIGQDLFDPPNVKGWPGGMRWITTSTLLDRTQILHRMIRGHELGHPQGMGGMQQRHGVNWLTTEPLDLVQATLLALPPVEPLASEEDRAQIVHQLVSDPVYHLK; via the coding sequence ATGCTCCTGACTTACGATGAGGCCCGTCACTTCCTGTCCCGCACCGGTTTCGGCGGAACCCCCGACGAGATTCACCGGTTCATGACGTTGGATCGGCGGGCTGCGGTCGCGCAGGTGCTGGCCATTCCCACGAACAAGGCACGCACTCCGCCCCCGACGTGGATTCATCGGCTGCCTCCCTTGCCCCATGTACGCAAGCAGTGGAGTCAGCGGGATCGGCGTCTCTTTCATGAGGAGTTGAAGACTCACGGCCAGGAGTTGAAAGCTTGGTGGTATCACGAGCTCATCACGACGCCAACTCCGCTGTTGGAGCGGATGACCCTCTTCTGGCATACCCACTTCACGTCCAGTCTGCACAAGGTCAGATGGCCGCCGTTTCTGCATCAGCAGAATGTCCTGCTACGCCTCTATGCCGTGGGTTCCTTTGGGACGTTACTGCATGCCATGGCCAAGAATCCGGCCATGCTGCTGTATTTGGATACGCAGACGAACCGCAGGGAGCATCCCAACGAAAACTTCGCCCGTGAACTGTTTGAACTGTTTACACTCGGCGAAGGACACTATCACGAACAGGACATCAAGGAAGCGGCGAGGGCATTCTCGGGCTGGCACGTGGATCTCCGCACCGGAGTCTTTCGTGTCGATCTGCGACAGTATGATGGCGGGTCGAAAGTCGTGTTCGGCAAGACTGGTCGCTTTGAGGGCGACGATATCCTGTCACTCACGTTAGAGCAGCCCGAAGTCGCACGCCACCTGGTCGGCAAACTGTGGAAGGAGTTCGTGTCCGATCAGCCGGATCAGACGGAAGTGGAGCGCCTTGCCGAGTCGTTCAGGCGCAGCAACTATGACATATCCTCACTCTTGAATGACCTGCTGCTGATTCCACAGTTCTGGGCGCCGGAGAATCGCGGCTCCTTGATCAAGTCTCCGGTGGAACTGCTTGTGGGGACCACCAGGCTCTTCAATCTTTCGATAGAAGACGCCTCGCATCTGATTGGCGCCGCCCGTCGGATCGGCCAGGATCTGTTCGATCCGCCGAACGTGAAGGGCTGGCCCGGCGGCATGCGCTGGATTACCACCTCGACCTTGTTGGACAGGACGCAGATTCTTCATCGAATGATCCGCGGCCATGAACTGGGTCATCCTCAAGGCATGGGGGGGATGCAACAGCGGCACGGAGTGAACTGGCTCACGACCGAACCGCTGGATCTGGTGCAGGCCACGCTGCTGGCGTTGCCCCCGGTGGAACCGCTGGCATCGGAAGAGGATCGAGCTCAGATCGTCCATCAGTTGGTATCGGATCCGGTCTATCACTTGAAATGA
- a CDS encoding DNA topoisomerase IV subunit A: MAQAKAKKNGVVAKKLVGMADVVIAAAQRAKDPTFEIPMRALSNVSFNPRRGLIEMGDKKQARSFFNVGMAKKFMQTMLVADALAELQQADLTTSLREIYYRTKHTIQDSHENTFDTQDESDPIIEDLEVSLIALREELHVRAENSGSIVGPVVFGDDGDRVDCAKLGKGGYSVPSIVEPEYLEIRRCTADFLLLVEKGTQWNRLSEDKFWRRYNCVLLTGNGQPPRGVRRLARRLHEEYKLPVYVLVDNDPWGYYIYSVVKQGSINLAFESQRMAIPKAKFIGLSSADPERYELPRNVGIKLNEKDITRAKELLNYQWFQKPSWQQEIKRMLTSGLKYELDALANKDFQYLTKKYLPRKLKEKDWLD; encoded by the coding sequence ATGGCACAGGCGAAAGCAAAGAAAAACGGAGTCGTGGCGAAGAAGCTCGTCGGCATGGCCGACGTCGTGATTGCGGCCGCGCAGAGAGCCAAAGACCCGACCTTCGAGATTCCGATGCGCGCCCTGTCGAACGTGTCGTTCAACCCCCGGCGAGGGCTGATCGAGATGGGCGACAAGAAACAAGCGCGCTCGTTCTTTAACGTCGGCATGGCGAAGAAGTTCATGCAGACCATGCTGGTGGCCGATGCACTGGCGGAGTTACAGCAGGCCGATCTGACCACGTCGCTGAGGGAAATTTATTACCGGACCAAGCATACGATTCAGGACTCCCACGAGAACACCTTTGACACGCAGGACGAGTCTGATCCGATTATCGAGGATCTGGAAGTGTCGCTCATCGCCCTGCGCGAGGAACTGCACGTGCGGGCGGAGAACAGCGGGAGCATTGTGGGGCCGGTGGTGTTCGGCGATGACGGTGACCGGGTGGATTGCGCCAAGCTCGGCAAGGGCGGCTATTCCGTACCCTCCATTGTCGAACCGGAATATCTCGAAATCCGCCGTTGCACGGCCGACTTTCTGCTCTTAGTCGAAAAAGGCACCCAATGGAACCGCCTCTCCGAAGACAAGTTCTGGCGGCGCTACAATTGCGTGTTGTTGACCGGCAATGGCCAGCCTCCGCGGGGCGTCAGGAGGCTAGCGCGACGTCTGCACGAAGAGTACAAGTTGCCGGTCTACGTGCTGGTGGACAACGATCCCTGGGGGTACTATATCTATTCCGTGGTGAAACAGGGGTCGATCAATCTCGCGTTCGAGAGCCAGCGCATGGCCATCCCAAAGGCGAAATTCATCGGGTTATCCAGCGCGGACCCGGAGCGGTACGAGTTGCCGAGGAACGTGGGGATTAAGCTGAATGAGAAGGACATCACCCGCGCGAAGGAATTGTTGAACTATCAATGGTTCCAGAAACCATCCTGGCAGCAGGAAATCAAGCGGATGCTCACCAGCGGCCTGAAATACGAACTGGATGCCCTGGCCAACAAAGACTTTCAGTATTTGACCAAGAAGTACCTGCCGCGAAAACTGAAAGAGAAAGATTGGTTGGATTAA
- a CDS encoding DNA topoisomerase VI subunit B produces MPRKKTQAGATSAPVVTAVEMGARQREISVSEFFTKNRHLLGFDNPRKALLTCVKEAVDNSLDACEEAGILPDVTVKLEIVTAGQTPVAPSQATRFRITVTDNGPGIVRQQIPRVFAKLLYGSKFHRMRMSRGQQGIGISAAGMYGQLTTGKPVKVISRTGPRAAAHYFEVQIDTKKNEPLVHENKQIEWHQPQGTEVTLEVEGRYQKGRASVDEWLEQTSIANPHVRLIYQTPEGETKEYPRSYHELPPSPREIKPHPYGIEFGALLKMLQDTKSQTVAGFLAGDFCRVSPALAEEMCKAAKLSPNTKPRDVKPQAAEVLYKTIQATKIMAPPTNCISPIGEKAILSGLYKQIKGEFYTAVSRPPAVYRGYPFIIEAGLAFGKGPEEAAKPQQASVPLAEGEDQGHESELARVIRYANRVPLLYQQSACSTFKAVLSTTWRNYGVTQSRGALPAGPMVIFVHMASVWVPFTSESKEAIADYDEIQKEITLALREAGRRLGIFLRRRERAASEFRRRNIFDLYIEEVVAACNRLKGGKLPTEKLKEQLHKIASSRTGGVKTDEALGKTGAGPEGLPHSIIVTAEGIEGETEIAQQSPAADAASPPPMLADSTPTSKSPRRGRRVVKPTLASAKGKVAAKAKGAGGQQEMFAAEPTQARKAAPRKTSPRKTSSGTARPTRKRT; encoded by the coding sequence ATGCCACGCAAGAAGACGCAGGCCGGAGCAACGTCCGCTCCCGTGGTGACGGCCGTGGAGATGGGCGCGCGGCAGCGGGAGATTTCCGTCTCCGAATTTTTCACGAAGAACCGGCATCTGCTCGGCTTTGACAATCCGCGTAAGGCGCTGCTGACCTGCGTCAAGGAAGCGGTCGACAATTCATTGGATGCCTGCGAAGAAGCCGGGATTCTGCCCGATGTGACCGTGAAACTCGAAATCGTGACGGCCGGTCAGACGCCCGTTGCGCCGAGCCAGGCGACGCGGTTCCGCATCACCGTCACCGACAATGGGCCCGGCATTGTCCGCCAGCAGATTCCACGCGTATTTGCGAAATTACTCTACGGGTCGAAGTTTCATCGTATGCGAATGAGCCGTGGACAGCAGGGCATCGGCATCTCTGCCGCCGGCATGTATGGGCAACTGACGACCGGGAAACCCGTGAAGGTCATTTCCCGCACGGGCCCGCGAGCGGCGGCGCATTATTTCGAAGTGCAGATCGACACGAAGAAGAATGAGCCGCTGGTGCACGAAAATAAACAGATCGAATGGCATCAGCCGCAGGGGACCGAGGTGACGCTGGAAGTCGAGGGACGGTATCAGAAGGGGCGCGCGTCGGTCGACGAATGGCTGGAGCAAACCTCGATTGCGAATCCTCACGTGCGGCTGATCTACCAGACTCCGGAGGGGGAGACGAAGGAGTACCCGCGTTCCTATCACGAGCTGCCGCCGTCGCCGAGGGAAATCAAACCGCATCCCTACGGCATTGAATTCGGTGCTCTCCTGAAAATGTTGCAGGACACGAAGAGCCAGACGGTCGCCGGGTTCTTGGCCGGTGACTTTTGTCGTGTCTCACCGGCGCTGGCGGAAGAGATGTGCAAAGCGGCCAAACTCTCGCCCAACACGAAGCCCCGTGACGTGAAACCCCAGGCCGCGGAAGTACTGTATAAAACCATCCAGGCCACAAAAATCATGGCGCCTCCGACGAACTGTATTTCGCCGATCGGAGAAAAGGCGATTCTCTCGGGGCTGTACAAGCAGATCAAGGGCGAGTTTTATACGGCGGTCAGTCGGCCGCCGGCCGTGTATCGCGGCTATCCGTTCATCATCGAAGCGGGGCTGGCCTTCGGGAAAGGCCCGGAGGAGGCGGCAAAGCCTCAGCAGGCTAGCGTGCCGCTTGCAGAGGGTGAAGACCAAGGCCATGAATCGGAATTGGCCCGGGTGATCCGATACGCGAATCGGGTGCCGTTGCTGTATCAGCAGTCCGCCTGTTCGACCTTTAAGGCCGTGCTCAGCACCACGTGGCGGAACTACGGCGTCACGCAATCCCGTGGTGCCTTGCCCGCCGGGCCAATGGTAATTTTCGTGCACATGGCGTCCGTCTGGGTTCCGTTCACCAGCGAGTCGAAGGAAGCCATTGCGGACTACGATGAAATTCAGAAGGAAATCACCCTGGCGCTGCGCGAGGCGGGACGTCGTTTGGGCATCTTTCTGCGTCGGCGTGAGCGGGCGGCGAGCGAATTCCGACGGCGTAATATTTTCGATCTCTATATCGAAGAGGTCGTTGCGGCCTGCAATCGCTTGAAAGGCGGGAAGCTTCCGACTGAGAAGTTGAAAGAGCAGCTGCATAAGATTGCGAGTTCCCGAACGGGAGGCGTCAAGACCGACGAAGCGTTGGGGAAGACCGGTGCCGGGCCTGAAGGATTGCCGCACTCGATCATCGTCACGGCCGAAGGGATTGAAGGTGAGACCGAGATTGCTCAGCAGTCTCCTGCAGCGGATGCCGCCTCTCCACCGCCCATGCTTGCCGACTCCACCCCGACGTCGAAATCGCCCAGACGGGGAAGGCGAGTCGTCAAGCCGACGCTAGCATCCGCAAAAGGCAAGGTGGCCGCGAAGGCCAAAGGCGCAGGTGGGCAGCAGGAGATGTTCGCCGCCGAACCAACGCAGGCGAGGAAGGCGGCGCCTCGAAAAACATCGCCTCGAAAGACATCATCCGGCACAGCGAGGCCCACCCGCAAAAGGACATAG
- a CDS encoding hybrid sensor histidine kinase/response regulator: MTGVDRETSLKRPSCSVLVTHRIYAQYPAGFLSLKGGQCQTKQWNGRTKTSQGSLTAMLMSTPVSTQPAPTILIVDDDPDITLVLQDLLEHAGYRVLVAGTGAEALAKVKTESFSAVLLDLMLPDMDGLSVLTLVKELDPVLPVIMLTAFVEVAKKHASLTEGAFGYLTKPYDGEEVKALIKRAVGVNHLSLEAASARQALTASEERFREVVQTAPDAIVLADGEGFILSWNSAAERLFGYSAAEILGQSLTRIMPERYRANHERALARVRTTGDLRLKGTVVTMHGLHKDGREFPIEMSLSSWMSGGQRVHCGIVRDITARKEAEARLLQQQIEQQVLLDLIPAMVWYKDSHNRILRANRRAAESLHKTVSEIEGHATDEFYPEEAERYHQDDLEVIVSGRAKLGIVEPYRTGSGEKRWVQTDKVPYLDTRGNVLGVLVFAQDITERKQQEATSQEREDLLRLVMESATNGLFVADAEGKIEMANRRAEQQFGYEAGELPGQRLMQVFSNLLCDTIAMTAPGVEHGTGRRKDGTEFPASIQVRRLETSKGMHVVVAISPAEEPA; the protein is encoded by the coding sequence ATGACCGGGGTCGACCGCGAGACGTCGCTGAAGCGGCCTTCCTGCTCGGTCCTTGTGACGCATCGCATCTATGCCCAATATCCCGCTGGATTCTTGTCGTTAAAAGGAGGACAATGCCAAACAAAGCAGTGGAACGGTCGCACCAAGACCTCTCAGGGTTCGTTGACCGCCATGCTGATGTCCACGCCGGTTTCCACGCAGCCCGCTCCTACGATCCTCATCGTTGATGACGATCCTGACATCACCCTCGTCCTGCAAGATCTTCTCGAACATGCCGGGTATCGCGTGTTGGTCGCCGGTACCGGGGCAGAGGCCCTCGCCAAGGTCAAGACGGAGTCTTTCTCCGCGGTGCTTCTGGATTTGATGCTCCCTGACATGGACGGCCTCTCCGTGTTGACCCTCGTGAAAGAACTTGATCCGGTCCTGCCGGTGATTATGTTGACCGCGTTTGTGGAGGTGGCGAAGAAACATGCCTCGCTCACCGAAGGCGCGTTCGGGTACCTGACGAAACCCTATGATGGCGAGGAGGTGAAGGCGCTGATCAAGAGGGCGGTCGGGGTCAACCATCTTTCCCTGGAAGCCGCCTCGGCTCGGCAGGCCTTGACCGCCAGCGAAGAGCGATTTCGAGAGGTCGTTCAGACTGCCCCCGACGCCATCGTGTTGGCCGATGGAGAGGGCTTTATCCTGTCATGGAATAGCGCGGCGGAACGCCTGTTCGGGTATTCAGCCGCAGAGATTCTGGGGCAGTCGCTCACGAGAATCATGCCGGAACGGTACCGTGCCAACCATGAGCGGGCATTGGCGCGGGTGCGCACGACCGGAGACCTGCGACTGAAGGGGACCGTCGTCACCATGCACGGGTTGCACAAGGACGGACGGGAGTTTCCCATCGAGATGTCGCTCAGTAGCTGGATGTCCGGCGGGCAACGGGTGCATTGCGGCATTGTGCGCGACATCACTGCGCGAAAGGAAGCAGAGGCACGGTTGCTCCAGCAGCAGATCGAGCAGCAGGTTCTCTTGGATTTGATCCCCGCGATGGTTTGGTACAAGGATTCGCACAACCGCATTCTGCGCGCAAATCGGCGGGCCGCCGAGTCTTTGCACAAGACCGTGTCGGAAATTGAAGGCCATGCCACGGATGAATTTTATCCGGAAGAGGCCGAGCGGTATCATCAAGACGATTTAGAGGTGATCGTGTCCGGCCGCGCGAAACTCGGCATCGTCGAGCCGTACCGGACCGGTTCGGGTGAGAAGCGTTGGGTACAGACCGACAAGGTGCCCTATCTCGACACGCGAGGCAATGTGCTGGGTGTCTTAGTGTTCGCACAGGACATTACCGAGCGGAAACAGCAGGAGGCAACCTCTCAGGAGCGGGAGGACTTGCTGCGCCTGGTGATGGAGTCGGCGACGAATGGCCTCTTCGTGGCCGACGCGGAAGGCAAGATTGAGATGGCCAATAGGCGTGCGGAACAGCAATTCGGCTATGAGGCGGGTGAACTTCCAGGGCAACGGCTGATGCAGGTGTTCTCCAATCTGCTGTGCGATACTATTGCTATGACGGCGCCCGGGGTCGAACATGGAACGGGCAGGCGCAAAGACGGTACCGAATTCCCCGCCAGCATCCAGGTACGACGGCTGGAGACGTCGAAAGGTATGCATGTCGTCGTGGCGATCTCTCCCGCGGAAGAGCCCGCATGA